The region TAAAACATTTAGAGTTTTTACAACTTGTAATAACAAGAATGAACATTAATTCATTCTTACTCAAAGGATGGACAGTTACACTTATTGCTGCCTTATTTGCTTTTGCAGCAAAAGATTCAAATATTCAATATGTGATTATAACTTATATTTCAACACCTCTATTTTGGATTTTGGATGGTTATTATTTGAGTTTAGAAAGACAATATCGAGATCTTTATAATATCGTTCGAAACAAAAATGAAAATCAAATCGATTTTGATCTAAATGCAAGTTCTTTTAACACTGGAAAAAACATGTGGTTTCCATGCATATTTTCTAAAACATTAAATATTTTTTATGGTACATTAATTTTATTAACACTTGTAGTAATCTTTATTATAAATTAAAATGGCAAAAAGAGTTTTTTTTTAGTTTTCACTATGACGATGTAAAAACATTTCGTGCAAATGTTGTTAGAAATCATGGTGTAACAAAACAAAGTGGTCAAGATGCAGGTTTTTTTGATGCTTCAATTTGGGAAGATGCTAAAAGACATGGAGATCTTTCTTTAAAAAGGTTAATTAATGCAGGATTAGAAAATACTAGTGTGACTTGTGCATTAATTGGAACACAAACTTGGGAAAGACGGTGGGTTCGATATGAAATACTAAAAAGTTACGATAGGGGTAATAAACTTTTTGGAATTCACATTAACAGTGTTAAAGACAAAAATCAAAACACTTTTGCACAAGGAAGAAATATATTTGACTACCTCGGATTTGTGATTAGCAAGGATGGAAAGAAGTTAACTTACTACGAGCATGATGGAAACAATTGGAAAGCCTTTAAAGACTTGGATCCAAAGCAAACAAATTTTTCTAGTGAATATTGGGGAAAAGGCTACAAACTATCAAACTTGGTAAAAGTCTATGATTGGTCTTTAGAAGATGGTTATATAAATTTTCCTAGCTGGCTAGAAAATGCAAAATAACCCAGATAATATGGATTACAATTCTTACTATTGAATTTTAATTATTATTTTCTTGAGAAAAATATTTTAAGAACCTTACATAAGATATTTTTATAAAAATAAGAAATATTGATTTTGACATTTTAATATAGATTTCTACTATAAAATAAATCATACAAATTACATAAAATGAATAAGTGTTTAGATTTAGAATATGACGTTGCACTATCCTTTGCAGGAGAAGATAGAAAATATGTTGAGAAAGTTGCAAATTTTCTTAGAAAATCAGGTGTAAAAGTTTTCTACGATATGTATGAAGATACTAATCTTTGGGGCAAAGATTTATATCAACATTTAGATGACATTTATCAAAACAAAGCAAAATATACTATTTTATTCATTTCTGAGAACTATAGTAAAAAAATCTGGACTAATCATGAATTAAAAAGTGCTCAGACACGAGCATTTTCAGAAAATAATGAATATATCTTACCTGCAAGATTTGACAATACAGAAATCCCTGGCATAAGAAAAACTATTGGCTATGTATCTCTACAAGACTTGTCCCCTGTACAATTTGCAAAAAAAATAATTAAAAAACTTGGAGGAATTGAGCCTGTAAATTTTTTACCCGATGATGTAAAATACATAAAACAGATTATACATTCAATTTTTAAAGATTTTGATGATGATGAAATTGAAAGTCACGTATATTATGTATTCAATAAACTAAAAATGACAACTGATAGAGAACGAAAATTTCTAACATTTTTAGTAATGCATTCATGTCGCCATGACATAACTGGAGATCTACATGAAGATATTAGACTATTAGAAAGAGTTTCTGGATTTACAAAAGATGAAATTATTGACATCTTAAAAAATCTAACTATTTTAGGTTTTGAGTATAAGATTAGTAAATCAATAGAAGGTTCAGAAGAAG is a window of uncultured Flavobacterium sp. DNA encoding:
- a CDS encoding TIR domain-containing protein is translated as MNTCSNLYYKLKWQKEFFFSFHYDDVKTFRANVVRNHGVTKQSGQDAGFFDASIWEDAKRHGDLSLKRLINAGLENTSVTCALIGTQTWERRWVRYEILKSYDRGNKLFGIHINSVKDKNQNTFAQGRNIFDYLGFVISKDGKKLTYYEHDGNNWKAFKDLDPKQTNFSSEYWGKGYKLSNLVKVYDWSLEDGYINFPSWLENAK
- a CDS encoding TIR domain-containing protein, translating into MNKCLDLEYDVALSFAGEDRKYVEKVANFLRKSGVKVFYDMYEDTNLWGKDLYQHLDDIYQNKAKYTILFISENYSKKIWTNHELKSAQTRAFSENNEYILPARFDNTEIPGIRKTIGYVSLQDLSPVQFAKKIIKKLGGIEPVNFLPDDVKYIKQIIHSIFKDFDDDEIESHVYYVFNKLKMTTDRERKFLTFLVMHSCRHDITGDLHEDIRLLERVSGFTKDEIIDILKNLTILGFEYKISKSIEGSEEESNQLEIEMLHLSLIARDPDLSLVDLTMILTFMYFAPMNLRCETCCFDALKRLDFTDLKNDITESDLYDIISYLPNESEGDEDNYIEIENPDGENIC